Proteins encoded within one genomic window of Streptomyces kaniharaensis:
- a CDS encoding dihydroorotase: MTTYLIRNAQIVGGAPQDLHLADGVIKAIGTDLATEADIEIDATGLIVLPGLVDLHTHLREPGREDAETVLTGTQAAAMGGFTAVHAMANTTPVADTAGVVEQVWRLGQEAGYCDVRPVGAVTVGLEGKKLAELGAMHESAANVRVFSDDGKCVDDAVLMRRALEYVKAFDGVVAQHAQEPRLTEGAQMNEGQVSGELGLGGWPAVAEEAIIARDVLLAAHVGSRLHVCHVSTAGSVEIIRWAKAKGWDVTAEVTPHHLLLTDEVVRSYDPVYKVNPPLRTAEDVKALRKALADGTIDAVATDHAPHPAEDKDCEWAVAAMGMVGLETALSVVQQTMVDTGLMNWEGVADRMSHRPARIGRLAGHGRPISVGEPANLVLFDPAYRGAVNPDSFATRSRNTPYRGLDLPGRVHATFLRGRATVLAGELVEQGGDA, from the coding sequence GTGACCACCTACCTGATCCGCAACGCCCAGATCGTCGGCGGCGCCCCGCAGGACCTCCACCTCGCCGACGGTGTGATCAAGGCGATCGGCACCGACCTGGCGACCGAGGCGGACATCGAGATCGACGCCACCGGCCTGATCGTGCTGCCCGGCCTGGTCGACCTCCACACCCACCTGCGCGAGCCCGGCCGCGAGGACGCCGAGACCGTGCTCACCGGCACCCAGGCCGCCGCGATGGGCGGCTTCACCGCCGTGCACGCGATGGCCAACACCACCCCGGTGGCCGACACCGCCGGCGTGGTCGAGCAGGTCTGGCGGCTCGGCCAGGAGGCCGGCTACTGCGACGTGCGCCCGGTCGGCGCCGTCACCGTCGGCCTGGAGGGCAAGAAGCTCGCCGAGCTGGGCGCCATGCACGAGTCGGCCGCGAACGTCCGGGTCTTCTCCGACGACGGCAAGTGCGTCGACGACGCCGTCCTGATGCGCCGCGCCCTGGAGTACGTCAAGGCCTTCGACGGCGTCGTCGCCCAGCACGCCCAGGAGCCGCGGCTCACCGAGGGCGCCCAGATGAACGAGGGCCAGGTCTCCGGCGAGCTCGGGCTCGGCGGCTGGCCGGCCGTCGCCGAGGAGGCGATCATCGCCCGCGACGTGCTGCTCGCCGCGCACGTCGGCTCCCGGCTGCACGTCTGCCACGTCTCCACCGCAGGCTCCGTCGAGATCATCCGCTGGGCCAAGGCCAAGGGCTGGGACGTCACCGCCGAGGTCACCCCGCACCACCTGCTGCTCACCGACGAGGTGGTCCGCTCCTACGACCCGGTGTACAAGGTCAACCCGCCGCTGCGCACCGCCGAGGACGTCAAGGCACTGCGCAAGGCACTCGCCGACGGCACCATCGACGCCGTCGCCACCGACCACGCGCCGCACCCGGCTGAGGACAAGGACTGCGAGTGGGCCGTCGCCGCGATGGGCATGGTCGGCCTGGAGACCGCGCTGTCGGTCGTTCAGCAGACCATGGTCGACACCGGCCTGATGAACTGGGAGGGCGTCGCCGACCGGATGTCCCACCGGCCGGCCCGGATCGGCCGTCTCGCCGGGCACGGGCGGCCCATCTCGGTCGGTGAGCCGGCCAACCTGGTGCTGTTCGATCCCGCGTACCGTGGTGCCGTGAACCCCGACAGCTTCGCCACGCGCAGCCGCAACACCCCCTACCGGGGCCTCGACCTGCCCGGACGGGTGCACGCCACCTTCCTGCGCGGGCGGGCCACCGTCCTGGCCGGCGAGCTGGTCGAGCAGGGCGGCGACGCGTGA
- a CDS encoding aspartate carbamoyltransferase catalytic subunit: MKRHLVSAADLSRDDALLILDTAEELAQLSGRAVKKLPTLRGRTVVNLFFEDSTRTKTSFEVAEKRLSADVINFSAKGSSVSKGESLKDTALTLQAMGADAVVIRHHASGAPARLAQSDWLHGSVINAGDGTHEHPTQALLDAFTMRRHLNPGGGNDLAGRRVTIVGDVLHSRVARSNVHLLTTLGAQVTFVAPPTLLPIGIENWPCEISYDLESVLPKTDALMMLRVQRERMNAAFFPTEREYSRRYGMNATRMAQLPEHAIVMHPGPMVRGMEITAEVADSPRCTVVEQVANGVSVRMAVLYLLLGGAVFADGPADAPRTDSVETAQ; encoded by the coding sequence GTGAAGCGCCACCTCGTCTCCGCCGCCGATCTCAGCCGCGACGACGCGCTGCTGATCCTGGACACCGCCGAGGAGCTGGCCCAGCTCTCCGGACGGGCCGTCAAGAAGCTGCCCACGCTGCGCGGCCGGACCGTCGTCAACCTCTTCTTCGAGGACTCGACCCGCACCAAGACCTCCTTCGAGGTCGCCGAGAAGCGGCTCTCCGCCGACGTCATCAACTTCTCCGCCAAGGGCTCCTCCGTCTCCAAGGGCGAGAGCCTCAAGGACACCGCGCTGACGCTGCAGGCCATGGGCGCCGACGCGGTCGTCATCCGGCACCACGCCTCCGGCGCGCCGGCCCGCCTGGCCCAGTCCGACTGGCTGCACGGCAGCGTGATCAACGCCGGTGACGGCACCCACGAGCACCCCACCCAGGCGCTGCTCGACGCCTTCACCATGCGCCGCCACCTCAACCCGGGTGGAGGGAACGACCTCGCCGGGCGCCGGGTGACGATCGTCGGCGACGTCCTGCACAGCCGGGTCGCCCGCTCCAACGTCCACCTGCTGACCACCCTCGGTGCCCAGGTCACCTTCGTCGCCCCGCCGACGCTGCTGCCGATCGGCATCGAGAACTGGCCCTGCGAGATCAGCTACGACCTGGAGAGCGTGCTCCCCAAGACGGACGCGCTGATGATGCTGCGGGTGCAGCGCGAGCGGATGAACGCCGCGTTCTTCCCGACCGAGCGCGAGTACAGCCGCCGCTACGGCATGAACGCCACCCGGATGGCCCAGCTGCCGGAGCACGCGATCGTGATGCACCCCGGCCCGATGGTCCGCGGCATGGAGATCACCGCCGAGGTCGCCGACTCGCCGCGCTGCACCGTGGTCGAGCAGGTCGCCAACGGCGTCTCCGTCCGGATGGCCGTCCTGTACCTGCTGCTCGGCGGCGCCGTCTTCGCCGACGGCCCCGCCGACGCCCCCCGCACCGACTCCGTGGAGACCGCTCAGTGA
- the pyrR gene encoding bifunctional pyr operon transcriptional regulator/uracil phosphoribosyltransferase PyrR, with amino-acid sequence MTTHQDPSPRAPHQVLDGTDIARVVTRIAHEIVERAKGAEDVVLLGIHTRGVHLARRLHARLAQITGRDIPLGTLDITMYRDDLRLKPARALEHTEIPPGGIDGKLVVLVDDVLFSGRTIRAALDALSDIGRPRAVQLAVLVDRGHRELPIRADYVGKNLPTSLREAVQVRLSDSDGVDAVLVGDRDYTARSSQALAAQPSEPHLPE; translated from the coding sequence ATGACCACACACCAGGATCCGTCACCCCGAGCGCCGCACCAGGTGCTGGACGGCACGGACATCGCCCGGGTCGTCACCCGGATAGCGCACGAGATCGTCGAGCGCGCCAAGGGCGCCGAGGACGTCGTGCTGCTCGGCATCCACACCAGGGGCGTCCACCTCGCCCGCCGCCTGCACGCCCGGCTGGCCCAGATCACCGGCCGCGACATCCCGCTCGGCACCCTCGACATCACGATGTACCGGGACGACCTGCGGCTCAAGCCCGCCCGCGCCCTGGAGCACACCGAGATCCCGCCCGGCGGCATCGACGGCAAGCTGGTCGTCCTCGTCGACGACGTGCTCTTCTCCGGCCGCACCATCCGCGCCGCGCTCGACGCGCTCAGCGACATCGGCCGCCCGCGCGCCGTCCAGCTGGCCGTCCTGGTCGACCGCGGCCACCGCGAGCTGCCGATCCGCGCCGACTACGTGGGCAAGAACCTCCCCACCTCGCTGCGCGAGGCCGTGCAGGTCCGGCTCTCCGACAGCGACGGCGTGGACGCCGTCCTGGTCGGCGACCGCGACTACACCGCACGCTCCTCGCAGGCCCTGGCCGCCCAGCCGTCCGAACCGCACCTCCCGGAGTAA
- the bldD gene encoding transcriptional regulator BldD — protein sequence MSSDYAKQLGGKLRAIRTQQGLSLHGVEEKSQGRWKAVVVGSYERGDRAVTVQRLAELAEFYGVPVQELLPGGTPGGAAEPPPRLVLDLERLTQVPSEKAGPLQRYAATIQSQRGDYNGKVLSIRQDDLRTLAVIYDQSPSILTEQLISWGVLNPDARRAVREEEAS from the coding sequence ATGTCCAGCGACTACGCGAAGCAGCTCGGAGGCAAGCTCCGAGCGATCCGCACTCAGCAGGGGCTCTCCCTGCACGGTGTCGAGGAGAAGTCCCAGGGGCGCTGGAAGGCAGTCGTCGTCGGCTCGTACGAGCGCGGCGACCGTGCGGTCACCGTGCAGCGGCTGGCCGAGCTGGCGGAGTTCTACGGCGTCCCGGTGCAGGAGCTGCTGCCGGGCGGTACGCCCGGCGGTGCCGCCGAGCCGCCGCCGCGCCTGGTGCTCGACCTGGAGAGACTGACCCAGGTCCCGTCGGAGAAGGCCGGCCCGCTGCAGCGCTACGCGGCGACCATCCAGAGCCAGCGCGGCGACTACAACGGCAAGGTGCTGTCGATCCGCCAGGACGACCTGCGCACCCTGGCCGTCATCTACGACCAGTCGCCGTCGATCCTCACCGAGCAGCTCATCTCCTGGGGCGTGCTGAACCCCGACGCGCGCCGGGCGGTGCGCGAGGAGGAGGCGAGCTGA
- a CDS encoding thioesterase family protein, whose translation MTTAIRSEFDQGIALTRHPEEPGRYDGELGAGWQIGGGVNGGLLLAVAGHALSLEHGDHPDPISISGYYLSASVPGPATVRTEVLRTGRGLSTGTASVSQDGVERLRVIASHGDLATVDGEVRTSAQPPQLPPPDQCIGVEHAPKELITQAALLERFDLRLDPATVGWALGQPSGNGRIQGWFRLADGREPDPLLLLLVADALPPVTFDLGMPGWAPTVELTVHLRARPVPGWLRVTHATRNLAGGYFEEDAEVWDEAGRLVAQSRQLARVPRAQ comes from the coding sequence ATGACCACCGCGATCCGCAGCGAGTTCGACCAGGGCATCGCCCTGACCAGACACCCCGAGGAGCCCGGCCGCTACGACGGCGAACTCGGCGCGGGCTGGCAGATCGGCGGCGGTGTCAACGGCGGGCTGCTGCTGGCCGTCGCCGGACACGCGCTGTCGCTGGAGCACGGTGACCACCCCGACCCGATCTCGATCAGCGGTTACTACCTGTCCGCCTCGGTGCCCGGCCCGGCCACCGTCCGGACCGAGGTGCTGCGCACCGGCCGCGGCCTGTCCACCGGCACCGCCTCGGTCAGCCAGGACGGCGTCGAACGGCTGCGCGTGATCGCCAGCCACGGCGACCTGGCCACGGTCGACGGGGAGGTGCGCACCAGCGCGCAGCCGCCGCAGCTGCCGCCGCCGGACCAGTGCATCGGCGTCGAGCACGCCCCCAAGGAGCTGATCACCCAGGCCGCGCTGCTGGAGCGCTTCGACCTGCGGCTCGACCCGGCCACCGTCGGCTGGGCGCTCGGGCAGCCCTCCGGCAACGGGCGGATCCAGGGCTGGTTCCGACTCGCCGACGGCCGCGAGCCCGACCCGCTGCTGCTCCTGCTGGTGGCCGACGCGCTGCCGCCGGTCACCTTCGACCTCGGCATGCCCGGCTGGGCGCCGACCGTCGAACTGACCGTGCACCTGCGGGCCAGGCCGGTGCCCGGCTGGCTGCGGGTCACCCACGCCACGCGGAACCTGGCCGGCGGCTACTTCGAGGAGGACGCCGAGGTCTGGGACGAGGCCGGACGCCTGGTCGCCCAGTCCCGGCAGCTGGCCCGGGTGCCGCGGGCGCAGTGA
- the nusB gene encoding transcription antitermination factor NusB, which translates to MSAARSKARTRAFQILFEADHRGVDPQQVLADWVARAREPKPDEGTPQVGEYTMELIEGYVQHARRIDELISQYAVGWTLDRMPIVDRNVLRLGAYELIWEDGVPDAVVLDEAVEIAKEFSTDESPAFVNGLLARFLELKPSIRR; encoded by the coding sequence GTGTCGGCCGCACGCAGTAAGGCCCGCACCCGGGCCTTTCAGATCCTCTTCGAGGCCGATCACCGCGGGGTCGACCCGCAGCAGGTCCTCGCCGACTGGGTGGCCCGCGCCCGCGAGCCCAAGCCCGACGAGGGCACCCCGCAGGTCGGCGAGTACACCATGGAGCTGATCGAGGGGTACGTCCAGCACGCTCGCCGGATCGACGAGCTGATCTCGCAGTACGCGGTGGGCTGGACGCTCGACCGGATGCCGATCGTGGACCGCAACGTCCTGCGACTCGGCGCGTACGAGCTGATCTGGGAGGACGGCGTCCCGGACGCGGTCGTCCTGGACGAGGCCGTCGAGATCGCCAAGGAGTTCTCCACGGACGAGTCCCCGGCCTTCGTGAACGGCCTGCTCGCCCGTTTCCTGGAGCTGAAGCCGAGCATCCGCCGGTAG
- the efp gene encoding elongation factor P has protein sequence MASTNDLKNGMVLKLEGGKLWSVVEFQHVKPGKGPAFVRTKLKEVLTGKVVDKTFNAGTKVETANVDKRGMQFSYKDGENFVFMDMDTYDQLTVEPAVVGDAAKYLLEGFEALVATNEGAVLYIELPAAVELTIEHTEPGVQGDRSTGGTKPATLETGAEIQVPLFVVTGEKVKVDTRDGSYLGRVK, from the coding sequence GTGGCTTCCACGAACGATCTCAAGAACGGCATGGTCCTCAAGCTGGAGGGCGGCAAGCTCTGGTCCGTCGTCGAGTTCCAGCACGTCAAGCCCGGCAAGGGCCCGGCCTTCGTGCGTACCAAGCTCAAGGAGGTCCTGACGGGCAAGGTCGTCGACAAGACCTTCAACGCCGGCACCAAGGTCGAGACCGCCAACGTCGACAAGCGCGGCATGCAGTTCTCGTACAAGGACGGCGAGAACTTCGTGTTCATGGACATGGACACCTACGACCAGCTGACCGTCGAGCCGGCCGTCGTCGGCGACGCCGCCAAGTACCTGCTGGAGGGCTTCGAGGCCCTGGTCGCCACCAACGAGGGCGCGGTCCTGTACATCGAGCTCCCGGCCGCGGTCGAGCTGACCATCGAGCACACCGAGCCGGGCGTCCAGGGCGACCGCTCCACCGGTGGCACCAAGCCGGCCACCCTGGAGACCGGTGCCGAGATCCAGGTCCCGCTCTTCGTCGTCACCGGCGAGAAGGTCAAGGTCGACACCCGCGACGGCAGCTACCTCGGCCGGGTGAAGTAA
- a CDS encoding M24 family metallopeptidase, whose translation MADAYAGRRERLREHCSAAGSDAALITRPANVRYLTGCAPCGATLLLTRDRALLALPDDLPPDDTGEHLIAPEVTQVPVPAGADTALAAADAAARLRVTALAVEEHDLTVSRHRAVAGTAKGVRLAELGPVVESLRVVKDEHEIGDLRIAAEIADQALGELLESILVGRTERHLAMELERRMIDHGADRAAFPVSVGTGSHSGQPAHQPTDRRVEEGDFLTVVLGAQYRGYRVSTARTFVIGAAPAPWQVELHRLVFRAQRAGREALGPGVEQCVPDRAARQLLEAAGYTEASPHPVGHGIGLEIREAPRLGPSDMGKLDSRVPVTVGPGVHIPGKGGVRIEDTLVVRPLEEGGPELLTITTKELLAL comes from the coding sequence ATGGCTGATGCGTACGCGGGCCGACGGGAGCGGCTGCGGGAGCACTGCAGTGCGGCCGGGTCCGATGCGGCGCTGATCACCCGGCCGGCGAACGTGCGGTACCTGACCGGTTGCGCGCCCTGCGGGGCGACGCTGCTGCTCACCCGGGACCGGGCGCTGCTGGCGCTGCCGGACGACCTGCCGCCGGACGACACCGGGGAGCACCTGATCGCCCCGGAGGTCACCCAGGTCCCGGTGCCTGCGGGTGCGGACACCGCGCTGGCCGCCGCGGACGCGGCCGCGCGGCTGCGGGTGACGGCCCTCGCGGTGGAGGAGCACGACCTGACCGTGAGCCGGCACCGGGCGGTGGCGGGCACGGCGAAGGGCGTCAGGCTGGCGGAGCTCGGGCCGGTGGTGGAGAGCCTGCGCGTGGTCAAGGACGAGCACGAGATCGGCGATCTCCGCATCGCCGCGGAGATCGCGGACCAGGCGCTCGGCGAGCTGCTGGAGTCGATCCTGGTCGGCCGGACCGAGCGGCACCTGGCGATGGAGCTGGAGCGCCGGATGATCGACCACGGCGCCGACCGGGCGGCGTTCCCGGTGTCGGTCGGCACCGGCAGCCACTCCGGCCAGCCCGCCCACCAGCCGACCGACCGCCGGGTCGAGGAGGGCGACTTCCTGACCGTGGTGCTCGGCGCGCAGTACCGCGGGTACCGGGTGTCCACCGCCCGGACCTTCGTGATCGGCGCCGCGCCCGCGCCCTGGCAGGTGGAGCTGCACCGGCTGGTGTTCCGGGCGCAGCGGGCCGGCCGGGAGGCGCTCGGGCCGGGGGTGGAGCAGTGCGTACCCGACCGGGCCGCGCGGCAGCTCCTGGAGGCGGCCGGATACACCGAGGCCTCCCCGCACCCGGTGGGCCACGGCATCGGGCTGGAGATCCGGGAGGCGCCGCGCCTCGGCCCGTCGGACATGGGTAAACTGGACAGCCGCGTACCGGTCACCGTCGGTCCCGGGGTCCACATCCCGGGCAAGGGCGGCGTCCGGATCGAGGACACGCTCGTCGTGCGCCCCCTCGAAGAGGGCGGGCCCGAGCTGCTCACCATCACCACCAAGGAGCTCCTCGCCCTGTGA
- the nicT gene encoding Nickel transporter NicT: MTLPETAAAAETKATPSVLPTFRWKREDTIRTAGLMGVILAMHVVAFGTLVFLVAPENYAVGTQVFGVGLGITAYTLGMRHAFDADHIAVIDNTTRKLMADGKRPVSVGFWFALGHSSMVVIMAALVAGGAQLANTLMDDESTTHKWLGMVGTTTSGVFLYLIGALNLAALLGILKVFRAMRSGQYDEAELEEHLNSRGFLARVLNRATRSITRPGQMFPVGMVLGLGFDTATEVTLMVMAGSGAAAGLPWYAIVCLPLLFASGMSLFDTLDGTFMNFAYQWAFSNPVRKVYYNLTITGLSIAVAFVIGTIELVGVLHDKLDLTDPVTGWIADISLDNVGYAIAGLFVVVWAVAIAYWKLAGVEKRWNAQSS; encoded by the coding sequence ATGACCCTGCCCGAAACCGCCGCCGCCGCGGAGACGAAGGCGACGCCGTCCGTACTGCCCACCTTCCGGTGGAAGCGCGAGGACACCATCCGCACGGCCGGGCTGATGGGGGTGATCCTGGCCATGCACGTGGTGGCGTTCGGGACGCTCGTCTTCCTGGTCGCGCCAGAGAACTACGCGGTCGGTACCCAGGTCTTCGGGGTGGGCCTGGGTATCACCGCGTACACCCTCGGCATGCGGCACGCCTTCGACGCCGACCACATCGCCGTGATCGACAACACCACCCGCAAGCTGATGGCGGACGGCAAACGGCCCGTCTCGGTGGGCTTCTGGTTCGCGCTCGGGCACTCGTCGATGGTGGTCATCATGGCCGCCCTGGTGGCGGGCGGCGCGCAGCTGGCGAACACGCTGATGGACGACGAGTCGACCACCCACAAGTGGCTCGGCATGGTCGGCACCACCACCTCCGGCGTCTTCCTCTACCTGATCGGCGCGCTCAACCTGGCGGCGCTGCTCGGCATCCTCAAGGTGTTCCGGGCGATGCGGTCCGGGCAGTACGACGAGGCGGAGCTGGAGGAGCACCTCAACTCGCGCGGTTTCCTGGCCCGGGTGCTGAACCGGGCGACCAGGTCGATCACCCGGCCCGGGCAGATGTTCCCGGTGGGGATGGTGCTCGGCCTCGGCTTCGACACCGCGACCGAGGTGACCCTGATGGTGATGGCCGGTTCGGGCGCGGCGGCCGGTCTGCCCTGGTACGCGATCGTCTGCCTGCCGCTGCTGTTCGCGTCGGGGATGAGCCTGTTCGACACGCTTGACGGGACGTTCATGAACTTCGCGTACCAGTGGGCCTTCTCCAACCCGGTGCGCAAGGTGTACTACAACCTGACGATCACTGGGCTGTCGATCGCGGTGGCGTTCGTCATCGGCACCATCGAGCTGGTCGGGGTGCTGCACGACAAGCTGGACCTGACCGACCCGGTCACCGGCTGGATCGCGGACATCTCGCTGGACAACGTCGGGTACGCGATCGCCGGGCTGTTCGTCGTGGTCTGGGCCGTGGCGATCGCGTACTGGAAGCTGGCCGGGGTCGAGAAGCGGTGGAACGCCCAGAGCTCCTGA
- a CDS encoding ArsR/SmtB family transcription factor — MHLVPADRAGHRTIDGHRVCEAIAAIGDTAHVRSWSERFSLLADPGRLALLLALHRAGPLAVTDLAVATGMRDPAVSQALRLLRTAGVVTGDKDGRIVRYRLVDESMRPLLGECAAAEHHEPAAVAG, encoded by the coding sequence ATGCATCTCGTACCGGCCGACCGCGCGGGCCACCGCACCATCGACGGACACCGGGTCTGCGAGGCCATCGCCGCGATCGGCGACACCGCGCACGTCCGGTCCTGGTCCGAGCGATTCTCCCTGCTCGCCGACCCCGGACGGCTCGCCCTCCTGCTCGCCCTCCACCGGGCCGGCCCGCTCGCCGTCACCGACCTGGCCGTCGCCACCGGCATGCGCGACCCGGCCGTCTCCCAGGCCCTGCGGCTGCTCCGCACGGCCGGCGTGGTCACCGGCGACAAGGACGGACGGATTGTGCGCTACCGGCTCGTGGACGAGAGCATGCGCCCTCTCCTCGGCGAGTGCGCCGCCGCGGAACACCACGAGCCCGCCGCAGTGGCAGGCTGA